TAGGCAAGGATCCTAAAACCGACCTAGCGCTACTAAAGATCGATCCCAAAAGGAGACTCCCGGCAGTGGGATTTGGAAATTCAGACCTGCTTGAAATCGGAGACTGGGTTGTAGCAATAGGAAACCCGTTCGGGCTGGGACATACGGTTACAGCAGGTATAGTGAGTGCTAAGGGAAGGTCTCTTGGACTGGGCGCATACGATGATTTCATCCAAACAGACGCCGCTATCAACCCCGGCAACAGTGGCGGGCCTCTTTTTAATTTAGACGGCCAGGTGGTTGGTGTGAATACTGCTATAATCGCCGGCGGCCAGGGGATAGGGTTTGCTATTCCTAGCAGCATGGCCAAAAACGTCATAGAGCAACTCAAGGATAGCGGAAAGGTTGTTCGCGGCTGGCTGGGCGTTCTGGTGCAGCAAATCACCCCGGAGATTGCCGAGAGTATGAATTTTAAGGAGCCCAAGGGGGCGTTAGTTGCGGACGTGACCCCGGGTGGACCGGCTGAAAAAGCGGGGATTAAGAGAGGGGACGTGATTGTCGAATTCAACGGAAATAGGATCAACGATATGGCCGACCTGCCCAAAATAGTTGCAGCCACACCGCCAGGAACCCAATCGGAAGTGAAGTATATAAGAAACGGGGATGAAAAGAATGTGGAAATTAAGGTAGGCGAACTCCCCGAGGAAATTGCCAAGGCTTCAGCGGTAGGCGGGGAAGAGGTTCAAAGGGATTTAGGCCTCATAGTGCAGGAAATCACTCCCTTGATTCAGAGACGCCTTAATATCGAAGAAACCGAGGGTGTTATAGTGACCAATGTTGAACCAGGGAGTATTGCCTGGGATGCCGGACTCCGCCGGGGGGATATAATACTGGAGATAAACAAAAAGCAGATAAAGAATCTTGAACAATATAGAAAAGCCATAGATTCGATTAAGAATGGGGATAATGCTCTTCTCCTGGTGAAACGAGACAAGAATACGGTTTATGTTGCTCTCAAGGTCGGAGGGACGAGCGATAAAGGCTGAAGAAAAGTTGAAGGAGCTCGGAATTGTAATTC
The window above is part of the Thermodesulfobacteriota bacterium genome. Proteins encoded here:
- a CDS encoding DegQ family serine endoprotease, translating into MARLLKTAVPLLVALFLTIFPSVITNGRAEARDLTSLSELVKRLKPSVVNISTTNVIKRSAMPFGQPFQSPFGGGPDDPFEEFFERFFGDVPGEEFRQRGLGSGFIISEDGYIITNNHVVEKANDIDVILENGEKYKAKVIGKDPKTDLALLKIDPKRRLPAVGFGNSDLLEIGDWVVAIGNPFGLGHTVTAGIVSAKGRSLGLGAYDDFIQTDAAINPGNSGGPLFNLDGQVVGVNTAIIAGGQGIGFAIPSSMAKNVIEQLKDSGKVVRGWLGVLVQQITPEIAESMNFKEPKGALVADVTPGGPAEKAGIKRGDVIVEFNGNRINDMADLPKIVAATPPGTQSEVKYIRNGDEKNVEIKVGELPEEIAKASAVGGEEVQRDLGLIVQEITPLIQRRLNIEETEGVIVTNVEPGSIAWDAGLRRGDIILEINKKQIKNLEQYRKAIDSIKNGDNALLLVKRDKNTVYVALKVGGTSDKG